The DNA segment ATGGTCGCGCGCAACCTGGCAGCCTCGGAAACGCTGGCCGCGCATCGCCACGGCTGGGGCCAGGTCACCTATGCCCTGGAAGGCGTGATCCGGGTCACGGCTGCCGACAGCAGCTGGATCGTGCCGCCCTTGCGGGCGATCTGGATCCCGCCGGATGTCATCCATGAAGTCGTCACCCTGGAAATGGCCAAGCTGCGGGCCATCTATGTGCATGCCGGAGCCGCGCCTTTTACAGAGGAGCAATGCCAGGTGATCGACGTGTCGGCGCTGCTTCGCGAACTGATCGTTGCGCTGGAACTGACCGACGGCAATTCGCCACGCGAGGCATTGTTGTCGGCGCTGCTCCTGGATGAACTGGGCAATGCCACCACGTTGCCAATACGCATAGCGCTGCCCAATGACAAGCGGCTGCGCGCGTTGTGCCGCCTGCTGATCGATACGCCGTCGGCATTTGCCACGCTCGAAGAAGGCGCGCGCCGGGTGGGCGCATCCGAACGCACCCTGGCCAGGCTGTTCGAACAGGAACTGGGCATGAGCTTCGGGCAATGGCGCCGGCAAATGCGCCTGGCCCACGCCGCAGCAATGATTACGCGCGGCGTGCCGATGTCGCGGGTGGCTGCAGAACTCGGTTATGCCAGTCAGTCAGCATTTTCAGCCATGTTCAAGAAGACTTTTGGCCATGCGCCATCGAAATTCTTTACCAAAAAACAGCACTAAAATTCTTTTGCCGATCGCCCATTAACAGTGCGAAATTGCGCACCATTGCGCTATTATGAAGCAGTGCCACATTATTAAATTGTCTGAAAAAGACACTTCATTCTTCCAAGAATGATGAGAGGCTGAATATGAGACAGATTGCCAAAGGTGATCAAAAATTCACGGACCAGACATCCGGGAAAACCCGTGTTTTAGTTGAACAATCGACAGCGCCGTCTGGCGTCCAGTTTTCGCCAAACAGCTATGACAAGATCATTGAAGAATCGCATCAGCGTTCGGCAGGATATGGATTAAACGAAAACCTCACGCCAGACTTCAGTCCCGTCTGCCGTGGTGACTTGTCCTCGATTACTGAAAAAAACCGGGTGTTGAGCGCGCATGCGTTGCCAGTCATGGAAACCTTGTACGAGCAAATCATCAACACCCACAACATGGTGCTCCTGACGGATGCCAACGGCGTCATCGTGCATACGCTGGGGGATGATGATTTCCTGGAGAAAGCGGACAAGGTCGCCTTGCAGCCAGGTGTGCCCTGGTCGGAGCAAAGTAAGGGCACCAATGCTATCGGCACCGCGATTGCCGAACAGTCAGCGGTATTGGTCCACGCCAATCAGCATTTCTTGTCAGCCCATCACTTTCTGACCTGTTCTGCAGCACCGATCTTCGATCCGAACGGCGAGGTCATCGGCGTACTGGACGTATCAGGCGAGCAACATAGTTATCATAAGCACACAATGGCGCTGGTACGCATGTCGGCGCAAATGATCGAAAACCAGGTGTTTTCCAGTGCTTTCCAGGACGCCATTACCCTGCACTTTCACAGCCGGCCGGAATTCATCGGCACCCTGATGGAAGGCATTGCTTCCTTCACGCCGGGCGGGCGCTTTTTAGCTGCCAATCGCTGCGGCCTGTTCCAGCTCGGCCTTTCGCTGAATGCATTAAAGACCCATACCTTCAGCTCGCTGTTCGGCTTGCCGGTGTCGGCCCTGTTTGACCATTACCGCACCGCCGCACCGGGCGTGCTCAGCTTGTGCCTGCACAGCGGCGTACGCGTGTATGCAAAGGCAGAAATGCGCGTGCCGAACCCGGTGTTCCAGCACGTTACCAGTAATGAACGCGCCCCCCAGCCAATGCCCGTCGTGCAGGCCCTGGCACAAGGCGCCCGGCACCGCTCCGGCCTGGCGGACCTGAACACGGGCGATCCGCAAATTGCGGCGCTGATTGCCAAGCTCCAGAAAGTGATTGGGCGCGATATCGCGATCCTGGTCACCGGCGAAACCGGCACCGGCAAAGAATTGCTGGCCCAAGCCATCCACAATGATTCGCCGCGCGCAAACAGCCCCTTCATCGCCGTCAATTGCGCCTCGATTCCCGAGACGCTGATCGAATCCGAGTTGTTCGGCTATGAAGACGGCGCCTTCACCGGCGCGCGCAAGAAAGGCAGCGTCGGCAAGATCCTGCAAGCCAATGGCGGCACGCTCTTCCTGGATGAAATCGGCGACATGCCCCTGAGCCTGCAGGCGCGCCTCTTGCGCGTGCTGCAGGAGCGCATGGTGACGCCGCTGGGCAGCAGCAAATCCATTCCGGTGAACGTGGCGCTGATCTGCGCCACGCACCGCAACCTGCGCGACCTGATCGCCAGAAACGCATTTCGCGAAGATCTGTATTACCGCCTGAACGGCCTTGTGGTCAAGCTGCCGCCGCTGCGCGAACGCACCGACCTAGACCTTGTAATTCAAAAGCTGCTTTCCCATGACACTGGCGGGGCCTGTTACACCGTTGCCCCGCCAATCATGCAGTTGTTCAAGCAGCACAAGTGGCCAGGCAACCTGCGCCAGTTGATCAATTTGCTGCGCACGGCAATGCTGATGACGGACGACGATCATGAAATCCGCTACGAGCATTTGCCGGACGATTTTCTGGACGATATCGCGGTGGCACAAGCAGAAGCCCAAGCGCAAAACCAGGCCGCTGCGCCAATCCTCGGTGCAGCAGGAGGCAGGCTGGAAGATGTCGAATTGTCGCTGATCCAGAAAACCCTCGAAGCGCATGGCGGCAATGTATCGGCCACTGCCCGCGCACTGGGCGTATCGCGCAACACCATCTATCGCAAGAGCGCTACCCTCGGCAATATTGAAGATCAGTGAAGCCTGCCATTTCAGGCGCGGCAAACGTCACCAGGTAATCCTGCAAATCCTCATACGGCATCGGACTGCCCAGATAAAATCCCTGTCCCTGGCTGCAGCCCAATGACTGGACAAACTCCAGCTCGCCCCTTGTTTCGATGCCTTCTGCGACGGTGCGCATATGCAACCGATCGGCCAGCTGCACGACGAACTCCAGGATGGCTTGCGATTTGCGGTTATTCGCCACGCCGCCCACAAACATGCGGTCAATCTTAATTTCCGTAAACGGCATGCGGTTCAGTTCCTGCAAGGAGGAATAACCGACGCCAAAATCATCCGCGGAAATACCAAACCCTTGCATGCGCAAGCGAACCAGCGAAGCAAGCAGGCCGGCGAAATCGTCTGCGCAGGCGGTTTCCGTCACTTCAATCGTGATGCGCTCGCAAGCAACGCCATAGGAATTCACCAGCGAACAGATACGGCTTGCCATATGCGGTTTCCCCAGGGTGATCGGCGAGATATTGATCGCAAATCCAATATCCGCGTTGCATTCGCTGATATCCTGCGCGCACGCCAGCAACTGGTGCAGCAAGCAATCGGTCAATTGATCGATCAGGTCCATCTGCTCCATCAACTCGATGAACTGGCTGGGAGGCAAGATACCGAGGACAGGATGTACCCAGCGCGCCAGCGTCTCGCAAGACACTGGACGCCCCGTAACAAGATCGATTTTGGGCTGGAAGTAAGGCACGAACTGCCTGGCCTGAATTGCTGCCAGCAAATCCCGCCTTGACCATTGATGATTTGAAGAATTTTCCACAGTGAATCCCGCCTCAATGTTTGTTACCTAATGACATGCCATGACACCACTGCACTACTCACATTTGCATGCTGGCGGGAGTTTCGGCTTACCCACTCTTCCATCAAGAGTTCGACTGTTTATTCGCAATCGGCATGCCAGCCGATCAAGTCGTACGATACGGCGCTGTTTAAGGGAAAAAGAATGAGAATCACTTGTTTTCCGCTGAATCAGCGCCGGTGACGTAGTATTTTTTCAGGAATGTACAAAGCATCTGCTCCAATCTGGAGCGACTGTCACATCGAGGAACACGGCGACCTGGGCCATCAATGGCGATAAAAGCCGCAGGAGATAACCAGGTCATCCACCTTTTCCAGATACACCGACTTGGACTGGATTTCCTTGGTCAATGGATGCGGCCACTTGTAGTCGACCCAGCCATTGCCTTTGCTTTTGGCCATATTGACGATATCGACGACAAACAGCTTGCCGTCGCTGTCCTTAAGGCCCTTGCCATCGACCCCGACCAGGCGCGGATTGGCGCCATTGGCGACGAATAGG comes from the Janthinobacterium sp. 17J80-10 genome and includes:
- a CDS encoding helix-turn-helix transcriptional regulator — its product is MSNPPVTHTRLHLPGIAPSARRPVRMVARNLAASETLAAHRHGWGQVTYALEGVIRVTAADSSWIVPPLRAIWIPPDVIHEVVTLEMAKLRAIYVHAGAAPFTEEQCQVIDVSALLRELIVALELTDGNSPREALLSALLLDELGNATTLPIRIALPNDKRLRALCRLLIDTPSAFATLEEGARRVGASERTLARLFEQELGMSFGQWRRQMRLAHAAAMITRGVPMSRVAAELGYASQSAFSAMFKKTFGHAPSKFFTKKQH
- a CDS encoding sigma-54-dependent Fis family transcriptional regulator, with translation MRQIAKGDQKFTDQTSGKTRVLVEQSTAPSGVQFSPNSYDKIIEESHQRSAGYGLNENLTPDFSPVCRGDLSSITEKNRVLSAHALPVMETLYEQIINTHNMVLLTDANGVIVHTLGDDDFLEKADKVALQPGVPWSEQSKGTNAIGTAIAEQSAVLVHANQHFLSAHHFLTCSAAPIFDPNGEVIGVLDVSGEQHSYHKHTMALVRMSAQMIENQVFSSAFQDAITLHFHSRPEFIGTLMEGIASFTPGGRFLAANRCGLFQLGLSLNALKTHTFSSLFGLPVSALFDHYRTAAPGVLSLCLHSGVRVYAKAEMRVPNPVFQHVTSNERAPQPMPVVQALAQGARHRSGLADLNTGDPQIAALIAKLQKVIGRDIAILVTGETGTGKELLAQAIHNDSPRANSPFIAVNCASIPETLIESELFGYEDGAFTGARKKGSVGKILQANGGTLFLDEIGDMPLSLQARLLRVLQERMVTPLGSSKSIPVNVALICATHRNLRDLIARNAFREDLYYRLNGLVVKLPPLRERTDLDLVIQKLLSHDTGGACYTVAPPIMQLFKQHKWPGNLRQLINLLRTAMLMTDDDHEIRYEHLPDDFLDDIAVAQAEAQAQNQAAAPILGAAGGRLEDVELSLIQKTLEAHGGNVSATARALGVSRNTIYRKSATLGNIEDQ
- a CDS encoding EAL domain-containing protein, encoding MENSSNHQWSRRDLLAAIQARQFVPYFQPKIDLVTGRPVSCETLARWVHPVLGILPPSQFIELMEQMDLIDQLTDCLLHQLLACAQDISECNADIGFAINISPITLGKPHMASRICSLVNSYGVACERITIEVTETACADDFAGLLASLVRLRMQGFGISADDFGVGYSSLQELNRMPFTEIKIDRMFVGGVANNRKSQAILEFVVQLADRLHMRTVAEGIETRGELEFVQSLGCSQGQGFYLGSPMPYEDLQDYLVTFAAPEMAGFTDLQYCRG